A single Ammospiza caudacuta isolate bAmmCau1 chromosome 6, bAmmCau1.pri, whole genome shotgun sequence DNA region contains:
- the DICER1 gene encoding endoribonuclease Dicer, with translation MKSPALQSLSMAGLQLMTPASSPMGPFFGLPWQQEAIHDNIYTPRKYQVELLEAALDHNTIVCLNTGSGKTFIAVLLTKELSYQIRGDFNKNGKRTVFLVNSANQVAQQVSAVRTHSDLKVGEYSSLEITESWTKEKWSQEFSKHQVLVMTCHVALTVLRNEYLSLSNINLLVFDECHLAIQDHPYREIMKICEDYPSCPRILGLTASILNGKCDPAELEEKIQKLEKILKSNAETATDLVVLDRYTSQPCEIVVDCGPYTDKSGLYGRLLKELDEALAFLNDCNISVHSKERDSTLIPKQILSDCRAVLVVLGPWCADKVAGMMVRELQKYIKHEQEELHRKFLLFTDTFLRKIHALCEEHFSPASLDLKFVTPKVIKLLEILRKYKPYERQQFESVEWYNNRNQDNYVSWSDSEDDDEDEEIEEKEKPETNFPSPFTNILCGIIFVERRYTAVVLNRLIKEAGKQDPELAYISSNFITGHGIGKNQPRNKQMEVEFRKQEEVLRKFRAHETNLLIATSIVEEGVDIPKCNLVVRFDLPTEYRSYVQSKGRARAPISNYIMLADTDKIKSFEEDLKTYKAIEKILRNKCSKSVDANETETEPIVDDDDVFPPYVLRPDENSPRVTINTAIGHINRYCARLPSDPFTHLAPKCKTWELPDHTFYSTLYLPINSPLRASIVGPPMSCARLAERVVALICCEKLHKIGELDDHLMPVGKETVKYEEELDLHDEEETSVPGRPGSTKRRQCYPKAIPECLRDSYPKPDQPCYLYVIGMVLTTPLPDELNFRRRKLYPPEDTTRCFGILTAKPIPQIPHFPVYTRSGEVTISIELKKSGFTLSLQMLELITRLHQYIFSHILRLEKPALEFKPTEADSAYCVLPLNVVDDSSTLDIDFKFMEDIEKSEARTGIPSTQYTKEMPFIFKLEDYQDAVIIPRYRNFDQPHRFYVADVYTDLTPLSKFPSPEYETFAEYYKTKYNLDLTNLNQPLLDVDHTSSRLNLLTPRHLNQKGKALPLSSAEKRKAKWESLQNKQILVPELCAIHPIPASLWRKAVCLPSILYRLHCLLTAEELRAQTATDAGVGVKSLPADFRYPNLDFGWKKSIDSKSFISLPNSSVVENENYCKHSTIVVPENAAHQGANRTSSAENHDQMSVSYRTLLNESPSKLQIDVSVELAAINGVSYNKNLANGNCDLVNRDFCQGNQLNYCRQDIPVQPTTSYPIQNLYNSENQPKPSNECTLPSNKYLDGNANRSTSDGCPIMAVTTSTSKAINLSKDRADSEKSPCSGYSSKTLGPNPGLILQALTLSNASDGFNLERLEMLGDSFLKHAITTYLFCTYPDAHEGRLSYMRSKKVSNCNLYRLGKKKGLPSRMVVSIFDPPVNWLPPGYIVNQDKSNTDKWEKDEMTKENMLANGKLDDYNDDEENEDLMWRLPKEETDFEDDFLEYDQEHIKFIDNMLMGSGAFVKKISLSHFSTTDSNYEWKAPKKSSMGNVQCSSDFDDFDYSSWDAMCYLDPSKAVEEDDFVVGFWNPSEENCGVDAGKQSISYDLHTEQCIADKSIADCVEALLGCYLTSCGERAAQLFLCSLGLKVLPVIKKTDWEGTLCATRENCNSEQKNLSPNSVAASVVNSEPFLCKDLEYGCLKIPPRCMFDHPDAEKTLNHLISGFENFEKKINYSFKNKAYLLQAFTHASYHYNTITDCYQRLEFLGDAILDYLITKHLYEDPRQHSPGVLTDLRSALVNNTIFASLAVKYDYHKYFKAVSPELFHVIDDFVQFQMEKNEMQGMDSELRRSEEDEEKEEDIEVPKAMGDIFESLAGAIYMDSGMSLEMVWQVYYPMMRPLIEKFSANVPRSPVRELLEMEPETAKFSPAERTYDGKVRVTVEVVGKGKFKGVGRSYRIAKSAAARRALRSLKANQPQVPNS, from the exons ATGAAAAGCCCTGCTTTGCAATCCCTCAGCATGGCAGGACTGCAGCTCATGACCCCTGCTTCCTCCCCAATGGGTCCATTTTTTGGACTACCATGGCAACAAGAAGCAATTCATGATAACATTTACACGCCAAGAAAATATCAG GTTGAACTGCTTGAAGCAGCTTTGGATCATAATACAATAGTCTGCTTAAACACTGGCTCAGGGAAGACTTTTATTGCAGTACTACTCACTAAAGAGCTGTCCTATCAGATCAGGGGAGATTtcaacaaaaatggaaaaagaactGTGTTCTTGGTCAACTCGG CGAATCAAGTTGCTCAACAAGTGTCAGCTGTCAGGACACATTCAGACCTTAAAGTGGGAGAGTATTCGAGTTTGGAGATAACTGAATCATGGACAAAAGAGAAATGGAGTCAGGAATTCTCTAAGCATCAG GTTCTGGTTATGACATGTCATGTTGCTTTGACTGTTTTGAGAAATGAGTATTTATCCCTGTCAAATATTAATCTTCTGGTGTTTGATGAGTGCCATCTTGCAATCCAGGATCATCCATACCGTGAGATTATGAAG ATCTGTGAGGATTATCCATCATGTCCTCGAATTTTGGGATTAACAGCTTCCATTTTAAATGGGAAATGTGATCCTGCTGAGTTAGAGGAGAAGATCCAGAAACTGGAGAAAATTTTGAAGAGCAATGCTGAAACTGCAACTGATTTGGTGGTCTTGGACAG ATATACTTCTCAGCCATGTGAGATTGTTGTAGACTGTGGACCATATACTGACAAAAGTGGGTTGTATGGAAGATTATTAAAGGAATTGGACGAAGCACTTGCTTTTCTGAATGACTGCAACATATCTGTACATTCAAAAGAAAGAGATTCTACCTTAATTCCTAAGCAG ATATTGTCAGACTGTCGAGCTGTGTTGGTTGTTCTGGGACCGTGGTGTGCAGATAAGGTAGCTGGGATGATGGTGAGAGAGCTGCAGAAGTATATCAAACATGAACAAGAGGAGCTGCACAGGAAATTTTTATTGTTTACAGACACTTTCCTAAGGAAAATACATGCACTCTGTGAAGAGCACTTCTCGCCTGCCTCACTTGACCTGAAATTTGTGACCCCAAAAGTAATAAAGCTGCTTGAAATCTTGCGCAAATACAAACCATATGAACGGCAGCAGTTTGAAAGTGTTGAATGGTATAACAATAGGAATCAGGATAATTACGTATCTTGGAGTGATTCtgaagatgatgatgaggatgaagaaattgaggagaaagagaagccagAGACTAATTTCCCATCTCCCTTTACTAATATTTTATGTGGAATTATTTTTGTGGAAAGAAGATACACAGCAGTTGTTCTAAATAG GTTGATAAAAGAAGCTGGCAAGCAAGATCCAGAACTGGCTTACATCAGTAGCAATTTTATAACTGGACATGGCATTGGCAAGAACCAGCCTCGTAACAAGCAGATGGAAGTAGAATTTAGAAAACAGGAAGAG GTTCTTAGAAAATTTCGAGCACATGAGACCAACCTGCTTATTGCTACTAGTATTGTGGAAGAGGGTGTTGACATACCCAAATGCAACTTGGTGGTGCGTTTTGATCTGCCCACAGAGTACCGTTCCTATGTGCAGTCAAAAGGAAGAGCTAGAGCACCAATTTCCAATTACATTATGTTAGCAGATACAGACAAAATCAAAAGTTTTGAAGAAGATCTTAAGACATACAAAGCAATTGAGAAG ATCCTCCGAAACAAATGCTCAAAATCTGTTGATGCCAATGAAACTGAAACTGAACCCATtgttgatgatgatgatgtctTTCCACCCTATGTATTGAGGCCAGATGAGAACAGTCCAAGGGTTACTATTAACACTGCTATTGGACACATAAATAG GTACTGCGCTAGATTACCAAGTGATCCATTTACACACCTGGCTCCCAAGTGTAAGACCTGGGAACTGCCTGACCATACATTTTACTCTACTCTCTACCTGCCAATCAACTCACCTCTTCGAGCTTCAATTGTT GGCCCTCCAATGAGTTGTGCAAGACTGGCTGAGAGAGTTGTCGCTCTTATATGCTGTGAAAAACTGCACAAAATTG GTGAACTGGATGATCATTTGATGCCAGTTGGTAAAGAAACGGTTAAATATGAGGAGGAACTCGATTTACATGATGAAGAAGAAACCAGTGTTCCAGGAAGGCCAGGCTCTACAAAACGAAGACAGTGCTATCCTAAAGCT attccaGAGTGTTTGAGGGATAGTTATCCCAAACCTGATCAGCCCTGTTACTTGTATGTAATAGGAATGGTGTTAACGACTCCTCTACCTGATGAGCTCAACTTCAGGAGACGAAAGCTATATCCTCCTGAGGATACTACAAGATGTTTTGGCATATTGACAGCCAAACCTATACCTCAA ATTCCTCACTTTCCTGTGTATACTCGCTCTGGAGAGGTTACAATATCCATTGAACTTAAGAAATCTGGTTTTACTCTGTCTCTGCAAATGCTTGAGCTGATAACACGACTCCACCAGTACATTTTTTCACATATTCTTCGTCTTGAGAAACCTGCACTAGAGTTCAAACCTACAGAAGCTGATTCAGCCTATTGTGTTCTACCTCTAAATGTTG ttGATGACTCCAGCACTTTGGACATTGACTTTAAGTTTATGGAAGACATTGAGAAATCTGAGGCACGTACAGGCATTCCCAGTACACAATATACAAAAGAAATGCCTTTTATTTTCAAGTTAGAAGATTACCAGGATGCAGTTATCATTCCACG atACCGAAATTTTGATCAGCCTCATCGATTCTACGTAGCTGATGTATACACTGATCTTACTCCACTGAGTAAATTCCCTTCCCCTGAATATGAAACTTTTGCTGAATATTATAAAACAAAGTATAATCTTGACCTTACCAATCTTAACCAGCCACTGCTGGATGTGGACCACACATCTTCGAG ACTTAATCTTTTGACTCCTCGCCATTTGAATCAGAAGGGAAAAGCACTTCCGCTAAGCAGTGCTGAGAAGAGGAAAGCAAAGTGGGAAAGTTTGCAGAATAAACAG atACTGgttcctgagctctgtgctaTACATCCTATTCCAGCATCGTTGTGGAGAAAAGCAGTTTGCCTCCCTAGCATCCTTTACCGCCTGCACTGCCTTTTGACAGCAGAGGAACTGAGAGCTCAAACAGCCACTGATGCTGGTGTAGGGGTTAAATCACTTCCTGCAGATTTCAG ATATCCTAACTTGGACTTTGGATGGAAAAAGTCTATTGACAGCAAGTCCTTCATCTCTCTTCCTAACTCCTCTGTAGTAGAGAATGAAAATTACTGTAAGCACAGCACAATTGTAGTCCCTGAAAATGCTGCACATCAAGGTGCTAATAGAACCTCTTCTGCAGAAAACCATGACCAAATGTCTGTGAGTTACAGAACATTGCTCAATGAGTCACCCAGTAAACTCCAAATTGATGTCTCGGTAGAACTTGCAGCAATTAATGGTGTTTCTTATAATAAAAATCTTGCCAATGGCAATTGTGATTTAGTTAACAGAGACTTTTGCCAAGGAAATCAGCTGAATTACTGCAGGCAGGACATACCTGTACAACCAACTACCTCATATCCCATTCAGAATTTATACAACAGTGAGAACCAGCCCAAGCCCAGCAATGAATGTACTCTACCGAGTAATAAATACCTTGATGGAAATGCTAACAGATCTACCTCAGATGGATGCCCCATAATGGCAGTGACCACCAGTACTTCAAAAGCTATTAATCTTTCAAAAGACAGAGCAGATTCTGAAAAGAGCCCTTGCAGTGGGTACTCCTCAAAAACTCTCGGTCCTAATCCTGGTCTCATTCTTCAAGCTTTGACTCTCTCAAATGCTAGTGATGGGTTTAACCTGGAGCGGCTAGAGATGCTTGGTGATTCATTTTTAAAGCATGCCATCACTACATACTTGTTTTGCACTTACCCTGATGCTCACGAGGGACGGCTGTCATACATGAGAAGCAAAAAA GTCAGCAACTGTAACTTGTATCGccttggaaaaaagaaaggactgCCAAGTCGCATGGTGGTGTCGATTTTTGATCCCCCGGTCAATTGGCTTCCTCCTGGTTACATAGTAAATCAGGACAAGAGCAACACTGACAAGTGGGAGAAAGATGAAATG ACAAAGGAAAACATGTTGGCTAATGGTAAACTTGATGATTATAATGATGATGAAGAGAATGAAGACCTAATGTGGAGGTTGCCCAAGGAAGAAACAGACTTTGAAGATGATTTTCTGGAGTATGATCAGGAGCATATCAAATTCATTGATAATATGTTAATGGGATCAGGGGcttttgtgaagaaaatttCACTCTCACACTTTTCAACCACTGATTCAAACTATGAATGGAAAGCACCCAAAAAGTCATCCATGGGTAATGTTCAGTGTTCATCAGATTTTGATGATTTTGACTATAGCTCTTGGGATGCTATGTGCTATCTGGATCCTAGCAAGGCTGTTGAAGAGGATGATTTTGTAGTGGGCTTCTGGAATCCCTCAGAAGAAAACTGTGGTGTTGATGCAGGAAAGCAGTCCATCTCCTATGACCTGCATACAGAGCAGTGTATTGCTGACAAGAGCATTGCAGACTGTGTGGAGGCCCTGTTGGGCTGCTATCTGACCAGCTGTGGTGAAAGAGCTGCTCAGCTTTTCCTGTGCTCATTGGGGCTGAAAGTGCTCCCTGTAATTAAAAAGACTGATTGGGAAGGCACTCTGTGTGCTACCAGAGAGAACTGTAACAGTGAGCAGAAAAATCTTTCACCAAATTCTGTTGCTGCTTCTGTAGTTAATTCAGAGCCTTTTCTGTGTAAAGACCTGGAGTATGGCTGTTTGAAGATTCCACCAAGGTGTATGTTTGATCACCCAGATGCTGAAAAAACCCTGAATCACcttatttctggttttgaaaactttgagaagaaaataaattacagtttTAAGAACAAGGCTTATCTTCTTCAGGCATTTACTCATGCCTCTTACCATTATAATACCATTACTG ATTGTTACCAGCGCTTAGAATTCCTGGGAGATGCAATTTTGGACTACCTCATAACCAAGCACCTTTATGAAGACCCACGGCAACACTCTCCAGGAGTTCTCACTGACCTGCGATCTGCTCTAGTCAATAATACCATTTTTGCATCATTAGCTGTAAAGTATGACTACCACAAGTACTTCAAAGCTGTCTCTC